One genomic segment of Puniceicoccaceae bacterium includes these proteins:
- a CDS encoding NAD(P)-dependent oxidoreductase: VLGAGIVGTNAAKVAAALGARVFVLDINVDRLRYLDDVMPSNVFTLMSNPANIRSLVKRADIVIGGVLVHGGRAPKLITRDMLKTMRKGAVMVDVAIDQGGSFESSRPTTHKDPIYEEEGVIHYCVTNMPGAMPVTSTVALTNVTLPYVVKIANKGILEAARMDSSIQHGINMHDGKVVYQAVADTFDLPYTPLSQFL; the protein is encoded by the coding sequence GGTGCTGGGCGCTGGCATTGTCGGTACCAACGCAGCCAAGGTGGCTGCCGCACTGGGTGCGCGCGTCTTCGTGCTCGACATCAATGTGGACCGATTGCGCTATCTTGACGATGTAATGCCGTCCAACGTGTTCACCCTGATGTCGAATCCAGCAAACATTCGCAGTCTGGTAAAGCGTGCGGACATTGTGATTGGAGGTGTGCTGGTACATGGTGGACGCGCGCCTAAATTGATCACGCGCGACATGCTCAAAACCATGCGCAAGGGCGCGGTGATGGTCGATGTCGCGATCGACCAGGGCGGTTCGTTCGAGAGTTCGCGTCCCACGACTCATAAGGACCCCATCTACGAGGAAGAAGGTGTGATTCACTACTGCGTCACCAACATGCCGGGAGCGATGCCAGTTACCTCCACGGTCGCCTTGACCAATGTGACACTCCCCTATGTTGTCAAAATTGCCAACAAGGGCATTCTCGAAGCTGCTCGCATGGATTCATCCATCCAGCACGGCATCAACATGCACGATGGAAAAGTGGTCTATCAGGCGGTGGCTGATACGTTTGATCTTCCGTACACTCCCCTGTCGCAGTTTCTCTGA
- the ispE gene encoding 4-(cytidine 5'-diphospho)-2-C-methyl-D-erythritol kinase — protein sequence MSTWISPAKLNLYLAVTGIRESDGFHELDSLVTLLDFGDTLTLTRSTDGGDHFSCNTPELAWDSRNLLYQALERYRSICDYDVPLTLELEKRIPLGAGLGGGSSNASTLLLALNSLNPEPLPVQRLCELSAELGSDCPLFFYRGLLRMRGRGEQIEQINGSLEDQLRNRSVLVFHPGFPVSAAWAYQQLRQGYPSGYTAHETVAQELQHWLCHQRPWYSCARNDLSPVVDHKYVAIPTLRTELRERFGLESFMSGSGSACFAWTDSKSDSIAITECIRECWGPTAWIQLCRIMTD from the coding sequence ATGTCCACCTGGATTTCCCCAGCCAAACTCAATCTTTACCTCGCGGTAACGGGAATCCGGGAATCGGATGGATTTCACGAACTCGACTCACTGGTCACGTTATTGGACTTTGGCGATACGCTCACACTGACCCGTTCAACCGACGGAGGGGATCATTTTTCCTGCAACACACCCGAGCTAGCCTGGGACTCCCGAAATCTACTCTACCAAGCGCTGGAACGGTATCGTTCCATCTGCGATTACGATGTACCGCTGACCCTGGAACTGGAAAAACGCATCCCTCTTGGTGCAGGTCTTGGTGGAGGAAGCAGTAACGCGTCTACGTTGCTGCTCGCGCTCAACTCCCTCAACCCAGAACCACTGCCCGTGCAGAGGCTATGTGAGCTCTCCGCAGAGCTGGGATCCGACTGCCCACTCTTTTTTTACCGAGGATTGCTGCGCATGCGCGGTCGCGGAGAACAGATCGAACAGATCAACGGAAGCCTCGAGGACCAGCTGCGGAACCGCAGTGTGCTAGTCTTTCATCCCGGTTTTCCGGTTTCAGCAGCATGGGCGTACCAACAACTCCGACAAGGATATCCAAGCGGATACACCGCTCACGAAACCGTTGCACAGGAGTTGCAGCATTGGCTTTGCCATCAACGTCCATGGTACAGTTGTGCGCGCAACGACCTGAGTCCCGTTGTGGATCACAAATACGTTGCCATTCCCACGCTTCGCACTGAGCTGCGGGAACGGTTTGGACTGGAGTCGTTTATGTCGGGAAGCGGAAGTGCCTGTTTTGCCTGGACAGACTCCAAAAGCGATTCCATTGCTATCACCGAGTGCATTCGTGAGTGTTGGGGACCAACCGCATGGATACAGCTCTGCCGCATCATGACCGACTGA
- the ptsP gene encoding phosphoenolpyruvate--protein phosphotransferase, with product MSDPLQKQEIRLKGVPASPGIVSAPGFLFQKRELDVPMYFIQESGIDAELERFDNALLETRRQIQAIRSDIATHLGEDEAKIFDAHLLVLEDIALIGETHDEVRRSKYNVEFCFHQISQKYIEFFNNIDDEYLKERVNDIRDVTRRLLSNLLGHSEATIGRLPEIAAGCILISKDLHPSDTSALHSIGLKGIITDTGGATSHTAIMARSLELPAVVGLHNSSDLVGERDTVLVDGYEGIVVINPSEETLAEYDAFRRRKETVAAVFSSEIAEPGLSLDHQHIPLMINIEGVREAEQLERLQADGVGLFRTESILLKDNTMVPEAQQFEEYKAVIEAAKGRPIVFRTFDLGGDKLLAAAGQQGRESNPFMGLRAIRYSLRFPEVFKTQLRAILRSSAFGPIKIMYPMVSGLGELLEANRLLEAVKSELDSENVSYDRNIEVGSMIEIPSAAVMSDSIAEHCSFLSIGTNDLIQYLLAVDRTNDMISDLYEPYHPAVIRTIKQIVDGAHSKGVKVSVCGEMAGDPIFSSLLIGLGVDELSVAPSSYAEIKYLIRHLSVERARQMADESLQLCNPIRIYQILKAFHIEIFRDILH from the coding sequence ATGTCGGACCCACTACAGAAACAGGAAATCAGACTCAAAGGCGTTCCTGCCTCACCAGGCATCGTGAGTGCCCCGGGATTTCTGTTTCAGAAACGTGAACTCGACGTGCCGATGTACTTCATCCAGGAGTCCGGCATTGATGCGGAACTTGAGCGTTTTGACAATGCCCTGCTCGAAACCCGCCGCCAGATTCAGGCCATTCGCAGCGACATTGCGACACACTTGGGAGAGGATGAAGCAAAAATTTTTGATGCTCATTTGCTCGTGCTGGAAGACATTGCACTGATCGGAGAGACCCACGACGAGGTGCGCCGCAGCAAATACAACGTGGAATTCTGCTTTCATCAGATTTCCCAGAAGTACATCGAGTTCTTCAACAACATCGACGATGAATACCTGAAGGAAAGGGTAAATGACATCCGCGATGTCACCCGTCGCCTGCTGAGCAACCTGTTGGGGCACAGCGAGGCGACAATCGGACGACTTCCCGAAATCGCTGCCGGCTGCATTCTGATTTCAAAAGACCTTCATCCCTCTGACACCAGTGCCCTGCATTCGATCGGATTGAAGGGCATCATCACCGATACGGGGGGTGCAACGAGCCACACCGCTATCATGGCACGCTCGCTCGAACTCCCTGCAGTGGTTGGACTGCACAATTCGAGTGATCTTGTGGGGGAACGGGACACAGTCCTGGTCGACGGCTACGAGGGCATAGTGGTCATCAATCCCTCTGAAGAAACCCTGGCAGAATACGACGCCTTCCGCCGTCGCAAGGAAACCGTCGCAGCCGTGTTCTCCTCGGAAATTGCCGAACCTGGGCTTTCTCTCGATCACCAGCATATTCCCCTGATGATCAATATCGAAGGAGTGAGGGAAGCAGAGCAACTGGAGCGCCTCCAAGCCGATGGTGTGGGTTTATTCCGCACCGAGAGCATTCTGCTCAAGGACAACACCATGGTTCCCGAAGCCCAGCAGTTTGAAGAGTACAAAGCCGTGATCGAAGCTGCAAAAGGGCGCCCTATCGTATTTCGCACCTTTGACCTGGGCGGGGATAAGCTGCTCGCCGCTGCGGGACAACAGGGAAGGGAGAGCAACCCCTTTATGGGACTGCGCGCGATTCGATACTCCCTGCGTTTTCCCGAAGTTTTCAAAACCCAACTGCGCGCCATTCTTCGCTCCAGCGCATTCGGCCCCATCAAGATCATGTATCCCATGGTATCCGGACTGGGGGAATTGCTCGAGGCCAACCGCCTGCTCGAAGCGGTCAAATCCGAATTGGACTCCGAGAATGTATCGTATGATCGCAACATTGAAGTCGGTAGCATGATCGAAATTCCCAGTGCTGCGGTCATGAGCGACTCCATCGCGGAACATTGCAGCTTCCTCAGCATCGGAACCAACGATCTCATCCAGTATCTGCTGGCAGTGGATCGCACCAACGACATGATTTCCGATCTTTACGAACCCTACCACCCCGCCGTCATCCGCACGATCAAACAAATCGTCGACGGGGCACACAGCAAAGGGGTCAAGGTGAGCGTCTGCGGTGAGATGGCGGGCGATCCCATTTTCTCATCACTGCTCATCGGCCTCGGAGTCGATGAACTCAGCGTCGCACCGTCGTCCTACGCCGAAATTAAATACCTGATCCGGCACCTTTCGGTAGAACGCGCGCGGCAAATGGCCGACGAATCTCTTCAACTGTGCAACCCCATCCGCATCTACCAGATTCTCAAGGCCTTCCACATCGAGATCTTCAGGGACATTCTTCACTAA
- the ribD gene encoding bifunctional diaminohydroxyphosphoribosylaminopyrimidine deaminase/5-amino-6-(5-phosphoribosylamino)uracil reductase RibD yields MNQQVVLDEKWMRHALNLARLAWGATHPNPMVGAVLVDAENQVISEAYHHRAGELHAERLALQQVTLSPELAKAATLYVTLEPCCTQGRTPPCTAIILEKGIRRVVVGAIDPNPDHCSRGIELLREQGVEVITGVLEGECRALNPIFHHRMQVRKPLIALKTAVTLDGKVATAAGMSKWITGATARQHVMHWRRYFPAVGVGAGTVLSDNPSLTVREPGREILGRVRYVFDRSLRTVSRMDSLQVFTDQWAEQTCLVTDERHAESLLAPYRSKGIQILQLPLSGDVFPLQLFHEHCMQRDIPGIYLEGGPGLVRSLLAVKGIDYLFHYQAPKLFASHVAPGFCDGLAIERPDDAPFVVDPQFEILGTDVLTHGFLNYPV; encoded by the coding sequence ATGAACCAACAGGTTGTCCTGGATGAAAAATGGATGCGTCATGCGCTGAATCTGGCAAGGCTGGCATGGGGTGCGACACATCCGAACCCAATGGTCGGCGCGGTCCTGGTGGATGCTGAGAATCAGGTGATTTCCGAAGCGTATCATCATCGAGCGGGTGAACTGCATGCTGAGCGATTGGCCCTGCAACAGGTGACATTGTCCCCGGAGTTGGCAAAGGCTGCCACCCTCTATGTGACGCTCGAACCCTGTTGTACGCAGGGAAGGACGCCACCCTGCACGGCTATCATTCTGGAGAAGGGAATCCGTCGGGTGGTCGTCGGAGCGATCGATCCCAACCCTGATCATTGTTCCCGTGGGATAGAACTGCTGAGGGAGCAGGGCGTCGAGGTGATCACCGGTGTGCTTGAAGGTGAGTGTAGGGCGTTGAATCCGATCTTTCACCACCGCATGCAAGTCCGCAAGCCGCTGATCGCACTCAAGACTGCAGTGACGTTGGATGGCAAGGTGGCAACTGCAGCCGGCATGTCAAAATGGATCACAGGAGCGACGGCAAGGCAGCATGTCATGCATTGGCGCAGGTATTTCCCCGCTGTGGGTGTGGGAGCAGGAACCGTGTTGTCGGACAATCCGAGTCTGACGGTGCGCGAACCGGGGCGGGAGATTTTGGGTCGGGTGCGATATGTGTTTGATCGCTCACTGCGCACAGTCTCACGCATGGACAGTCTGCAGGTGTTCACCGACCAATGGGCGGAGCAAACCTGCCTGGTTACCGATGAACGTCATGCAGAATCACTGTTGGCACCTTATCGATCCAAAGGCATTCAAATCCTGCAACTACCCTTGTCGGGCGATGTGTTTCCACTGCAACTCTTCCACGAACATTGCATGCAGCGGGACATACCGGGGATTTATCTGGAAGGGGGACCGGGCCTTGTCCGCAGTCTGCTGGCGGTAAAGGGAATCGACTACCTGTTTCATTACCAGGCACCGAAATTGTTTGCATCACATGTGGCGCCGGGGTTTTGCGATGGACTCGCTATTGAGCGACCTGATGATGCTCCGTTTGTGGTCGATCCTCAATTTGAAATCCTTGGCACCGATGTGCTGACTCACGGATTTCTAAACTATCCGGTTTAG
- a CDS encoding RNA polymerase sigma factor — protein MNGKSDSALMQELQAGNKTALDILMQRWETPIKAYIYRFTQAPDWVDELAQETFVKVYIHATEFDTSRRFSPWIYAIATNLCRNWRRWRMRHPSLPSEHSVESLENDPVNGDTSAPPLPSVQLEQNESREAVKRAIAELPDVLKSTLILYYYQGLSYEEIAEMLRCSRRGVETRLYRARRLLQPRLSKWSRVG, from the coding sequence GTGAATGGCAAATCTGACAGTGCATTGATGCAGGAACTTCAAGCCGGGAATAAGACAGCTCTGGATATTCTCATGCAGCGATGGGAGACACCCATCAAAGCGTATATTTATCGATTTACCCAGGCCCCGGATTGGGTGGATGAACTTGCACAAGAAACCTTCGTTAAGGTGTACATCCATGCGACCGAGTTTGATACGAGTCGGCGTTTTTCACCCTGGATCTATGCGATAGCAACCAACTTGTGCCGGAATTGGAGGCGCTGGCGAATGCGCCACCCGTCCCTTCCGTCCGAGCATTCGGTGGAATCGCTTGAAAATGATCCTGTGAATGGAGATACATCTGCTCCGCCTTTGCCCTCGGTGCAGCTGGAGCAGAATGAGAGTCGTGAGGCTGTCAAACGTGCGATTGCAGAACTGCCTGATGTGCTCAAGAGCACGCTGATACTGTATTATTATCAGGGTCTGTCGTATGAAGAGATCGCTGAGATGTTGCGCTGTTCACGCCGAGGCGTGGAAACCCGTCTCTATCGCGCACGCCGCCTCCTGCAACCCAGGCTGTCGAAGTGGTCCCGGGTTGGCTGA